Genomic segment of Thamnophis elegans isolate rThaEle1 chromosome 17, rThaEle1.pri, whole genome shotgun sequence:
ggggctccccctcccccccccacccggctGCCGAAGGGCTTTTAAGCTTGTCCCCAAAGCCTCAAGAGCTCTGAGATCTCCCCCTCCCAAGGGCGGTGTTTTCTTAGCAGGGCTCGGCCAGTGTTTTCAGTGTAAACCCGCATTGTTTGGTTTGGAAGGTTTAATTGCTGTTTTCCTTCTCCCCAGGTGCATTCTCGGGCTGGGGCTGTTTACCTGGGCTGGCTCACGTCGGCGGTTGTGGAGGGTCAGAGGTCAGAAGGGACGTTTGatggaagtgggggggggcacGGCACACAGTCTGGCCTGAAGAGTTTTGACACCCGGTCCTTTCAGAGGGGAGAAAAAGGCTGCTGGGTTTAGGCTGATCCTCTGCCCCTTTGGGGAGAGAGCCACACAGGTAGAAGGCATTGATCCTGGTCAGCATAACCCAGGGGGTCCCCAAAcgtggccacttttaagacttgcggacttcgcgagtcgtaaagttgccaggtttgaagacctctgcgtAACCCTTCCTTCTATGATGTGGAGCACTCCGATTCCCATTATGCATGGCTTGCCTGGCTCTTCCATCTGGGTGGGAGAGTCCCGGCTTTCTTGTAGGTTTGATTTTAGTCCGAATCGATCCCCGTGTGTGTAAGCAGCTCGATTTGGGTAAGATCGTGAGAGGCCCGAGTATTTGCAAATCCTTCAATCGTCCCCCCCCCTAACTCCCCAGGGAAGGGATTTGCCGAAATCTCAGGCTGAAAATTGAGAATGGAGGCCAGGATTCCGGGCTAAGGAAAACGTTGATATCCTGGTATTCCTTTAGTCTAAAACAAGGGTGCCCGCGACccttttaagttgtgtggacttcaactcccatgatttcacatgtatactgtttttctttaatcccTCTGTacaaataggataagttaagtacaatgacatatagtggaaatacaccaaggggaggaggagagggatagaagaaagaggggtggagagaggatgggagggagggtgagaaggaagggagggaggggttcGGGAgggaggagtggtagagggggaggggaagtagggtagagggggatgatggagggaagatagaaagttggagggggttggaagaaagaggtgtatggagagtggaagaggtatattgggtttctatttttggggggtactgttgacaagaggaattgctgcaattattgtttaattgttgtatggctccggctatgcacagtatatatgtgagtgtatgaaaatgaaaataaattaaaaaaactcccagaactccccagctgGCAACCCAGTTAGCAATACCCACCAGCCCACCCCACGgtccagttagacttatataccgcttcatagggctttcagccctctctaagcggtttacagagtcggcatatcacccccaacaacaatccgggtcctcatttcacccacctcggaaggatggaaggctgagtcaaccctgagccggtgagatttgaacagccgaactgcagatctgcagtcagctgaagtagcctgcagtgctgaaagttgaagatcttgcccccacacccaccagcccaccccacggtccaatctcccactgccacgctggcagcttccacccatccagttctggtcaggtgcagaggtgttaAGACGAAGGATAATGACCTTGGCTGtctggaaagaatgttgttatggctacctatcatctaactaaCTCCCGTTTCCCTACAATAGAAAAGGCATCGTGGAGtaatagaaagtgtagcaggccaaagatccaaaaagcAACTAAGACTTGCAGACCCGACGGACGTCTTAAAAAGGGGCTAAgattcctggctggggaattctgggagttgaagtccagacctctttAAGGTAGCCAGGTTTTCCGATCTCCCTGGTCTAACACTCTGCTTCTGGATCCCGAATGGAAGGGATCCCCGTTCCCCTCTTGACTATAAAGCACTTTTAAACGCGAGGAGGGACGATTGGGGGGAAGTTCCCTTCCAGGGCTCTCTTGATGAGAAATGTGGGGCTGGAGCTCTTTCGGGAAGTCACCTGAcagcctccacccacccacccctttgatcaggcggaagaggaggaggtgggggacaGCCCCGCCaggaaaacacacagacacacaaacacagcttTCAAATCCTGCCAAAAATCTCTCGCTGGAAAGCTGTAAAGCAAAGCAGGAGGATTGACAgtgaatcctttttttttttttttttttttttaatgtggacaTTCCATTCAAAGAAGAGGACTAGAAACTTAGGGATGCCCCTTTCTGACGAAATGTCGGGTTTTCCTGCCAAGTTTCTTTcttaaattttgtttttgtttttcgttGTGTCCTTAAAAACGTTGTTTGGGTCAGCCGTGAGCTTCCCTTGGGCCGTGATTGAGACCGCCTGGGGCGGCGTGTCAACAATTTAGGGCCGGGTGCGACATCAGAAGACAGGATGTACTTTTCCAGAAGCCgcgttttcttcctcctttcacaATAGATTTATTACGTAATCTCAGGGGGGGTTCGGTTGATGCAGGGTTACGTAATGGGGGATGTAGGTCAGGGAACGAGTTCTGCTCCCTTGTTCTGAGTCCAGGGGGGGTGTTGAGTGGCTGGACTTTGAACAGAGGCAGGGCCGTTGCTTTCAAATTCCTTTTTCTCTCCGAGTTTTTCTTCCCATCCGTGAAAACGGCTTTACTTTGGGGAGGGAATTTTCCAGTTACTTCCACGTTCAAAGAATCTGGCTGGTTTACAAGAGAAACACGGATACATCTGTAAAAATCAATCTTACCTCTGCCGAATGCAGCCCCTTCTTTCCTACCCATTAAagcagaagtcttcaaacttggggacttcaactcccagaattccccagccagcataacttactctctcgtagtctcttcttaaagttgccaagtttggggacccctgtgttAAAggctggggggtgtgtgtgtcttctaGGAAAATAGGCAGGAGACCACCTCACATATATCAggttaagccgcccggagtccttcgggattgggcggcatataataaataaatgatgatgaATAAATAAGGTTCCTGTCTTTTGGGGCGAAAATTTGTCGTCTTTTGCTCAACTGGAATGGTTTGGCTCAGGCCTTTTTTTGAGTTCTGCTGCCGTTTTCTTCCCAGGCTTAATGCAAAGATTTAAAAAGACCTTTTTCCATAATGTCATgctaaaaagaaagggaaggggggggggggaaagcttttTCAAAAAACTCCTCTGTTTACGGAGGTTTGAAATGTGCGAAACCCCGTCCTGGCTTTGGAAGGAGTGATTTCATTCCGTTATCCTTGGCTCGGGGGCCCTCGGAGTCGTCGTGCCAAACCCAGGCCGCCCTCTCGGCTGCGGGGAAAACATTCTCTGCGGGGTTTTGGTCtagacagacccccccccccccacaaacggCTCAGAGTCACCTGGTGACGTCACGGAAGACGCAATCCTGGCTCGCGGGCTAGTAAGAAGTCAGCTGAGCtgattatttgttatttttaaaaaaaatttgcagaaggggaaaataaaaaatgaaaatgtgctGCGTGGGGATTGCACAAAGTTTTGAAATTTgtcatcgcccccccccccccgaaggctgCGTGACATCCTGTTATGCTGCTGAAAGATGCTGAGCCAGCAAGCGGGGCCGAATTTTGCTGAATCCGGCTCAAGGAGAGGCTGTGGGTGCCTTAGAAAGCAGCctgatttaaatttctttcttgccTTTTATCGTTTTTTGTAAACAAGGCAGAGAAACGTATCCCAACAcactttttcttcctcctgttttccttaacacaacagccctgtgaggcgGGCCAgacagtgtgggggggggggaattggctcAAACTCACCTAGCTGgcattcatgcctaaagcgggactacaACACCCATTGTCCGTTGGCCGATTTGAGGTTCGCCCCGACGTTCCATCACGCAAGAAAAGGTTGCTCCCAACTCGGGCATATTCGGGGCAGGAAGGCTATTGCCAGCCAGCATTAACCCAGAGCCCAAACTGgcctggtggtggtgggggtggacCAGAGGGGGACTGCAGACCTCTGCCTTGCAGGGGGAGGAAACCCCCAAAGCATCTAGTCCCCACTGTCCATGCTTGGCTGCTTTcgagactggtggacttcaactcccagaattcctcatgccTGGGGGAATCCTGGGACTCTGAGTCCACCAGTCTTAGGCGGCTCAGCGCATATGACACTTgggtagttcagcggttcgaatcaaAATACAGTAacgagagctggaagggaccttggaggccatctagtccagtgtttctcaaccttggcaacttgaagatgtctggacttcgactcccagaattccccagccagctggctggggaattctgggagttgaagtccggacaccttcaagttcccaaggttgagaaacactgatctagtccaatcccctgctcagggagATCTGTACTAGCCcgtagtacaggtctcctgcatgaggttggactagatgacctccaaggtcccttccagcttttgtTACTGTATTTGGACACCCGTGGACTAACTAACTGGATGAATATGATCCACCCCGCCTGAGACGGGCTTGCAATGcacgccccccgccccccccccgcctttcccTCTGGGAGGAGGGTCAACCCAGGAGGTGGCGGGCGCCCGCGGGCGCCGCTTTGCAACTCTGCACTCCatttcccccccgcccctcccatCCGCAGGGCGATTCCattctcccctctttcttcctctctcccccttttcccaAAGCAAAAAACGGTCTCGTCCATCCTTGAGAGGGAGGAGATTaaaatgggaggggaaaaaaaaaaaacaaccacctccAATCCCGATTCTGATTGGCTACCCGGAACCTTTGCCCTCCCGCCCCCTCTCGGAGAGTGGAGGAGTCCCCTGCCCGTCCCTCCGCTGTATTCTGTCCCTGTTCATTCGCCGCCATCGGCCCCGCCCACTTCCCGTGCGTCGGCGGCGACGTCACGCGTCGGCCGGCATATATAACGGCCGCCCCGCGCGCGCGccactcccctcctcctcctctccagacGAAGACATCGCGCGCGCGTGAGAGGGAGCAGACCGGCCGCCATGTTCAACAAGAAGACGATGGTTTTGTATTGCGGCGGCTCTCCCGGATTGGCACCGGCCGCCCCTCAGTCTCCAGGCGGCGGCGGCGTGGTGGGCGTAGGAGGAGGTGATGGAAACGGCGCCGTAGGCGAAGGCGGCCTGGCTCTCCTTCCCGGCGGAATCCGAAGCGGCTGTGCGGGGCTGGGCTGCGCTGAGGGGCCTCGGGCGCTGATTGGCGGAGGGCGTCGCGCGGGGCCCCTCGCGCTGATTGGGCCCCAGGAGGCGGCGGCGCGAGCGCTGATTGGCCAGGCGGCGGCGGCGACCCCCGAAGACGAACTGGACGGGTTCGAGCCCGAGCCGGAGCttcccgccgccgcctcctcttcctcctcctcctcctgcgcctcctccgccgccgcttCCCCCACCACGCCCGGCCCCGTCGACCCGCTGCGCCAGGTGACGCTGGAGCTGGTGGCCTCCTACTTGCGGGAGGCGGCCGACCAGGAGACCCCCAAGCAAGACGGCGGTTGCGGCGGCGGCGGTGGGAAGTTCCTGCAGGGCCTGCTGGGCCGCTTCGGTCCCTGCGCCAGCG
This window contains:
- the MCL1 gene encoding induced myeloid leukemia cell differentiation protein Mcl-1, translating into MFNKKTMVLYCGGSPGLAPAAPQSPGGGGVVGVGGGDGNGAVGEGGLALLPGGIRSGCAGLGCAEGPRALIGGGRRAGPLALIGPQEAAARALIGQAAAATPEDELDGFEPEPELPAAASSSSSSSCASSAAASPTTPGPVDPLRQVTLELVASYLREAADQETPKQDGGCGGGGGKFLQGLLGRFGPCASGEAETAARALETLRRVCDDIREKHQLAFQGMLRKVQIDKADDLKVMSEVATQVFNDGITNWGRIVTLISFGAFVAKHLKSINQESGINTLAEIITEVLVTEKREWLLHHNGWEGFVKFFHVEDLEGSIRNILVAFAGVAGLGASLAYLIR